Below is a genomic region from Pyrococcus kukulkanii.
CGTTCTGTACACTTCTTTGCTCGTCTGTCTATCCAATCCTACCAGCTCGTAGGCCTCGCTTATAACTCCCCCATACCTCTCTCTTATCGCATTAGCGAGCTTCCTTGCAGCACTTGTTGAGCCCATGTAGAAGTCTATCCCCTCTTCCTTCTCTATGGTGTCCTGTATGAAGCCCATCCTGTCCCTCTGCATTATCTCGTCAACCTTCTCCTGAACGAGCTTCGTTATCTCCTCCCTCTCCTCTTTCGTGAATTCCCTGTCCTCGACCCTAACCTGCAGAATGGCCTCATAGTAGCCGGCGAGGAACTTCTGGCACCTTGGACAGACGGTTTGCCTAACGTAGACCGTCGTTGTCACCGTTTCATCGTGGGGTTCAACCTGAAGCTCGTGTATCCTAGCTTTGGCCCTTACCTCGTACACTATTATTGCGGGAAAGTGCTCTATGTGGTAGTCGAGAACCCTAAAGGCCACAAGGGCCTTTCCCACAGGTATCTCCTCTACTTTCTCAAGCTCCTCCCACTCAACAACTTCAAATTCCTTAACCTTATCTAGAGAATCCTCTATGGTCTCAATAAGGGCATTTTCAGCGACTTCGAATATCAAGGCCTCAAGTTCATAATTCTGAGGATCTACCCAAACTCCCCTCTTCCTGTAACTTCCACAGTTTTGGCAGAGCTCCGTGTTTATCTCGCTGGGCAATAGCAGGATTGGATTCTCCTTTCTAAAGCATACCTGACAGAGACCATTAATGAGAGGGCCTCCTTCTTCCTCGCTTATCCCGCAACGGTAGCAGAACCTCATCTCTCGCACCCATTGAGGAATTCTGTGTAAGATTAAAAGGTTATCTTCCCAACTTAAGCTCTACCCAGTTCTCCTTCTTTCCTTTGAGTATCCTAACTAAGCCTTTCCTCTCGAGCCTCTTGAACATTCTCCACGCTGTAGTCTTTGGAATGCCTATGGCCTCCCTAACTTCCGCCTGACTGCATCTTCCGCCCCTGTCGAAGATGTAGACCAGGGCCTTCTTCTCTTCGTCTGTTAAATCTAGCCCATTAAGCATTTTCTCGAATTCTTCTCTCGTGATAGATTTGCCCCTCCCCTTCATGAAATGCGCTCCCAGGACAATTGCCAGGATCACTGAAGCTAGTAAAAGGTAGACCCATCGATTCTCCTTGGCTTCCTCATGGGGTAAAGTATAGGAGATGCTCTGGTTCCCTGGGGGCATTTCTATGGTATTTTCGGCTATCTTGAGAGGAATATCACTTAGATCAACTATTATTGAGTCCTTCGGAAGGACGACCGTAAAGGGGGAACTAAGGGAGACGTTTAAAGTCCACACAACCCCCTTTTTACTAGTTAGGTCAGGAGTATAGTAAGAGGCAACAACCAGCTTAGCATTCCCGGGATAGATAAGTATGGAAGAATTGGAAACAATAAACTGGAGGGGATTTCCATTTTCATCCTCCACAACTAAATCTTCATAATGCTCTCCAAGTATTGGAACTATAACTTGGGTAGAATAGTTAGAGGGAGTTATCTCGTACTCAACCTTAACGTATCCATCGGGGTAAACGGTTAGAGTGATAAGCTGAGCGCTAACCGGTGGGA
It encodes:
- a CDS encoding 60S ribosomal export protein NMD3 — encoded protein: MRFCYRCGISEEEGGPLINGLCQVCFRKENPILLLPSEINTELCQNCGSYRKRGVWVDPQNYELEALIFEVAENALIETIEDSLDKVKEFEVVEWEELEKVEEIPVGKALVAFRVLDYHIEHFPAIIVYEVRAKARIHELQVEPHDETVTTTVYVRQTVCPRCQKFLAGYYEAILQVRVEDREFTKEEREEITKLVQEKVDEIMQRDRMGFIQDTIEKEEGIDFYMGSTSAARKLANAIRERYGGVISEAYELVGLDRQTSKEVYRTSVTIRLPKFRKGDIVEDRHGRVYRVESVDGKGMRLKNLETWESDHFDWKTIKREKIDLVEHEERKALLMGQTPTEAQFMDMETYETFEVRKPKEKLEDGEVYKIVRVKGKLYIKEKEGRE
- a CDS encoding helix-turn-helix transcriptional regulator, coding for MKKLLALFVFSLLLPPVSAQLITLTVYPDGYVKVEYEITPSNYSTQVIVPILGEHYEDLVVEDENGNPLQFIVSNSSILIYPGNAKLVVASYYTPDLTSKKGVVWTLNVSLSSPFTVVLPKDSIIVDLSDIPLKIAENTIEMPPGNQSISYTLPHEEAKENRWVYLLLASVILAIVLGAHFMKGRGKSITREEFEKMLNGLDLTDEEKKALVYIFDRGGRCSQAEVREAIGIPKTTAWRMFKRLERKGLVRILKGKKENWVELKLGR